Proteins encoded together in one Halalkaliarchaeum sp. AArc-CO window:
- a CDS encoding electron transfer flavoprotein subunit beta/FixA family protein encodes MTLTVAVAVKVVPKPEEVSLDEETMTIDREDADSQLDPAAKNAVEMALQLKDAALEAGEDAEVIAVSMGPPFFEEHLQDVVAMGADDAVLLSDRAFAGADTYPTSRVLAAGVRKVGDVDLVLCGEESSDSSTGQVPPGIAEWLDAAQVMAVSEAEIEDGSLRAVRTKAGGEETVRVPLPTVASVEYGVNDPRFPDFKRKRWAENEWELTVYDAGDLDLPESELGLDGSYTEVADLEAIEGPDRLGEWVEGDPETQADEIASVLAERL; translated from the coding sequence ATGACGCTCACCGTCGCCGTCGCGGTGAAGGTCGTCCCCAAACCCGAGGAGGTGAGCCTCGACGAGGAGACGATGACGATCGACCGGGAGGACGCCGACTCGCAGCTGGATCCCGCCGCCAAGAACGCCGTCGAGATGGCGCTCCAGCTGAAGGACGCGGCCCTGGAGGCCGGCGAGGACGCGGAAGTGATTGCGGTGTCGATGGGGCCGCCGTTCTTCGAGGAGCACCTCCAGGACGTGGTCGCGATGGGCGCCGACGACGCGGTGTTGCTCTCGGATCGAGCCTTCGCAGGCGCCGACACCTACCCGACGAGCCGGGTGCTCGCGGCCGGCGTCCGGAAGGTCGGCGACGTCGACCTGGTGCTGTGTGGCGAGGAGTCGTCGGACTCCTCGACCGGGCAGGTCCCGCCGGGGATCGCCGAGTGGCTCGACGCCGCCCAGGTGATGGCCGTAAGCGAGGCGGAAATCGAGGACGGGAGCCTGCGTGCGGTCCGGACGAAAGCCGGGGGCGAGGAGACCGTCCGGGTGCCGCTTCCGACCGTCGCGAGCGTGGAGTACGGCGTCAACGATCCCCGATTCCCCGACTTCAAGCGCAAGCGGTGGGCCGAAAACGAGTGGGAGCTCACCGTCTACGACGCCGGTGATCTCGACCTGCCGGAATCGGAACTCGGGCTGGACGGCTCCTACACCGAGGTGGCGGATCTGGAGGCGATCGAAGGCCCCGACCGCCTGGGCGAGTGGGTCGAGGGCGACCCCGAAACGCAGGCCGACGAGATCGCGTCGGTGCTCGCAGAGCGGCTCTAG
- a CDS encoding class I SAM-dependent methyltransferase, protein MNSTDVRRSWAERSGEYSPAYYAYYGPNETSELLRGLLARTVGTDASVLEVGCSSGRHLSHLLDHEFSDLSGIEVNEDALDVMAETYPALAAEGTFYLDAVEDVVCGFEDDRFDAIYSVQTLQHLHPDIEWVFDELVRVAGELLVTVENERQAVGDGRDDAADPSGDPPVSHVNDEFPLYHRNWGNVFTARGCREADVGAELGVDVPDDHRETVRAFRPPSEDGGRTGR, encoded by the coding sequence GTGAATTCTACAGACGTTCGGCGCAGCTGGGCGGAGCGCTCGGGCGAGTACTCCCCGGCGTACTACGCCTACTACGGGCCGAACGAGACGAGCGAGCTCCTTCGAGGTCTCCTCGCGCGCACCGTCGGCACCGACGCGTCCGTCCTCGAGGTGGGGTGTAGCTCGGGCCGACACCTCTCGCATCTCCTGGACCACGAGTTTTCCGATCTGTCCGGTATCGAGGTCAACGAAGACGCTCTCGACGTGATGGCCGAGACCTATCCGGCCCTCGCCGCCGAAGGGACGTTCTACCTGGACGCGGTCGAGGACGTCGTCTGCGGCTTCGAGGACGACCGGTTCGATGCGATCTACTCGGTGCAGACGCTCCAGCACCTCCATCCGGACATCGAGTGGGTCTTCGACGAGCTGGTCAGGGTCGCGGGGGAGCTGCTCGTCACCGTCGAAAACGAACGCCAGGCAGTCGGCGACGGGCGAGATGACGCCGCGGATCCGTCGGGCGACCCGCCGGTGAGCCACGTCAACGACGAGTTCCCGCTGTACCACCGCAACTGGGGGAACGTGTTCACTGCCCGGGGATGTCGGGAGGCCGACGTCGGGGCCGAACTCGGGGTCGACGTCCCCGACGATCACAGGGAAACCGTCCGGGCGTTCCGACCGCCGTCGGAGGACGGGGGCCGGACGGGTCGCTAA
- the leuS gene encoding leucine--tRNA ligase: MSEQGYDHTAVERRWQEAWDEADAYRIPDDAEDPTYVLGMYPYPSGKLHMGHVRNYTITDAYARYRRMRGDEVLHPMGWDAFGLPAENAAKERDTNPRDWTFDCIETMKGQMESMGFGYDWDREVTTCTPEYYRWNQWLFRRFYEEGLVERRDADVNWCPSCETVLADEQVEVEGDAELCWRCDTPVETRELSQWFLEITEYADELVEYIDELEGWPDSVRQMQRNWIGRQYGTTLPFEISGPEGADGDGREYGTVDAFTTRADTVFGATFFALAPDHPITEKLIEIDDAVHEFLHHEADPDGDEPNGVRTDLTAKNPVTGEDLPVFVADFVLSDVGTGALMGVPGHDHRDHEFASKMGIDIDPVIAPEPDDWDGETAPEAPAVSEGAFTDDGVLVNSGDYTGLDSETARERITEDTPGAEEATQYRLRDWGISRQRYWGTPIPVVHCDDCGPVLVSEGELPVELPEFINTTGNPLDEADEWKETTCPECGGEAVRETDTMDTFVDSSWYFLRYVSPGLEEAPFDLERANDWMPVDQYVGGIEHAVMHLLYSRFFTKVLADHEGLEHREPFTNLLAQGMVQLEGSKMSKSKGNVVSPQRIVEEYGADTARLFMMQAAQPERDFDWSEEGVRSTYRFLARLKNEVEAFVSDRPNGDRTPVADYVESEIDATIDAATADYETLTFNTALREAQKLVRTLRQYREHAEERGEQPHASTVERGLVAAVKLLAPVSPHLCEELYDALGDADGGSDWVDEGLLVDADWPEPVGDVEGADERRKLVENTREDVRQIVDVAGISEPERIDVVVTPGWKFRALEIAVESDADNLISELMGDAEIREHGDAAADYGKELDAEREALTLTLPPEREYEALREAAWLIEREFEAPVRVLPAEEADDDVARTAEPGRPAIHIEE, from the coding sequence ATGTCCGAACAGGGCTACGACCACACGGCAGTCGAGCGACGATGGCAGGAGGCCTGGGACGAGGCCGACGCGTACCGAATCCCGGACGACGCCGAGGATCCGACCTACGTCCTGGGAATGTACCCATATCCCTCCGGGAAGCTCCACATGGGGCACGTCCGGAACTACACGATAACCGACGCCTACGCCCGGTACCGACGGATGCGTGGCGACGAGGTGCTCCACCCGATGGGGTGGGACGCGTTCGGCCTCCCCGCCGAAAACGCCGCCAAGGAACGGGACACCAACCCCCGGGACTGGACGTTCGACTGCATCGAGACGATGAAAGGACAGATGGAGTCGATGGGCTTCGGCTACGACTGGGACCGGGAAGTCACTACCTGTACGCCGGAGTACTACCGGTGGAACCAGTGGCTGTTCCGCCGCTTCTACGAGGAGGGGCTCGTCGAGCGACGCGACGCCGACGTCAACTGGTGTCCCTCCTGTGAAACTGTCCTCGCCGACGAGCAGGTCGAAGTCGAGGGCGACGCGGAGCTGTGCTGGCGATGTGACACGCCCGTCGAGACGCGGGAGCTGTCCCAATGGTTCCTGGAGATCACCGAGTACGCCGACGAACTGGTCGAGTACATCGACGAACTCGAGGGGTGGCCCGACTCCGTCCGGCAGATGCAGCGCAACTGGATCGGTCGACAGTACGGGACGACCCTCCCGTTCGAGATCTCCGGACCGGAGGGAGCGGACGGGGACGGCCGGGAGTACGGCACCGTCGATGCGTTCACCACCCGGGCCGACACCGTCTTCGGCGCGACGTTCTTCGCGCTTGCGCCAGACCACCCGATCACCGAGAAGCTGATCGAGATCGACGACGCCGTCCACGAGTTCCTCCATCACGAAGCCGATCCCGACGGCGACGAACCCAACGGCGTCCGGACCGACCTGACGGCGAAAAACCCCGTCACCGGCGAGGATCTTCCCGTCTTCGTCGCCGACTTCGTGCTGTCGGACGTCGGCACCGGTGCGCTGATGGGCGTTCCGGGCCACGACCACCGCGACCACGAGTTCGCCTCGAAGATGGGGATCGACATCGATCCCGTGATCGCCCCCGAACCCGACGACTGGGACGGGGAGACCGCCCCCGAAGCGCCCGCCGTCAGCGAGGGAGCGTTCACCGACGACGGCGTGCTCGTAAACTCCGGCGACTACACCGGGCTCGACAGCGAGACCGCCCGCGAGCGGATCACTGAAGACACCCCCGGCGCCGAGGAGGCAACCCAGTACCGGCTGCGCGACTGGGGCATCTCCCGGCAGCGCTACTGGGGGACGCCGATCCCGGTCGTCCACTGTGACGACTGCGGCCCGGTGCTGGTGTCCGAGGGGGAGCTGCCCGTCGAGCTGCCGGAGTTTATAAATACCACCGGCAACCCGCTGGACGAAGCCGACGAGTGGAAGGAGACGACCTGTCCCGAGTGCGGGGGCGAGGCCGTCCGCGAGACCGACACCATGGACACGTTCGTCGACTCCTCGTGGTACTTCCTGCGGTACGTCTCGCCGGGCCTCGAGGAGGCGCCGTTCGACCTGGAGCGGGCAAACGACTGGATGCCGGTCGACCAGTACGTCGGCGGGATCGAACACGCCGTGATGCACCTCCTCTATTCGCGGTTTTTCACCAAGGTACTGGCCGACCACGAGGGGCTCGAGCACCGCGAACCGTTCACCAACCTGCTCGCACAGGGAATGGTCCAGCTCGAGGGGAGCAAGATGTCCAAATCGAAGGGCAACGTCGTCTCCCCCCAGCGCATCGTCGAGGAGTACGGCGCCGATACGGCCCGGCTGTTCATGATGCAGGCCGCCCAGCCGGAACGCGACTTCGACTGGAGCGAGGAGGGCGTCCGGTCGACCTACCGGTTCCTGGCACGGCTCAAAAACGAGGTGGAGGCGTTCGTCTCGGACCGCCCGAACGGCGACCGTACGCCCGTCGCTGACTACGTCGAAAGCGAGATCGACGCGACGATCGACGCCGCGACAGCCGACTACGAGACGCTGACGTTCAACACCGCGCTGCGGGAAGCCCAGAAGCTGGTGCGGACGCTCCGTCAGTACCGCGAACACGCCGAAGAACGCGGGGAACAGCCCCACGCGTCGACCGTCGAGCGGGGGCTGGTGGCCGCGGTCAAACTGCTGGCGCCGGTGTCACCACACCTGTGTGAGGAGCTGTACGACGCCCTCGGCGACGCCGACGGCGGAAGCGACTGGGTCGACGAGGGGCTCCTCGTCGACGCCGACTGGCCAGAACCCGTCGGCGACGTCGAGGGCGCAGACGAGCGCCGGAAGCTCGTGGAAAACACCCGCGAGGACGTCCGCCAGATCGTCGACGTCGCCGGAATCTCCGAACCCGAGCGGATCGATGTCGTCGTGACGCCCGGCTGGAAGTTCCGGGCGCTCGAGATCGCCGTCGAGAGCGACGCGGACAACCTAATCTCCGAGCTGATGGGCGACGCCGAGATCCGCGAGCACGGGGACGCCGCCGCCGACTACGGCAAGGAACTCGACGCCGAACGCGAGGCGCTCACGCTCACGCTGCCGCCCGAGCGGGAGTACGAGGCGCTCCGGGAGGCCGCCTGGCTGATCGAACGGGAGTTCGAGGCGCCGGTGCGGGTGCTCCCAGCCGAGGAGGCCGACGACGACGTCGCCCGAACGGCCGAGCCGGGTCGGCCCGCGATTCACATCGAGGAGTAG
- a CDS encoding cold shock domain-containing protein: MANGTVDFFNDTGGYGFISTGDSDDDVFFHMEDVGGEDLSEGTEIDFDIEQAPKGPRATNVVRVQ; encoded by the coding sequence ATGGCAAACGGAACTGTTGATTTCTTCAACGACACTGGCGGCTACGGTTTCATTTCGACTGGCGACTCCGACGACGACGTGTTCTTCCACATGGAGGACGTTGGCGGCGAGGATCTGTCCGAAGGGACCGAGATCGACTTCGACATCGAACAGGCCCCCAAGGGCCCCCGCGCGACGAACGTCGTCCGCGTGCAGTAA